A section of the Solitalea canadensis DSM 3403 genome encodes:
- a CDS encoding LacI family DNA-binding transcriptional regulator, translating into MQREKLPTIKEIAKRLKVSTSTVSRALHNHPSIGYTTTMRVHKIAQEIGYEPNKTAILFKQRKTFTIGVLLPNLSEDFFSAAISGIEDFAATKNYNVLLGQSLDDPEREKRILETMKTHRVDGMIVSISKNTDNYEHFEQLKKYHIPIVFFDRIPEKEAINYVACNLESGMLQALNLLIEQGHTRIGLITGPEQLIASAQRREIYIKGLQEKNIQLDEKLIVSSGLSKEENHKATKKLLSAKKRPTAIITFNDYVALDAIAEAKKLGLTINKDVCFVSFANLPIWEYMDSRPIASIEQFPYKQGEKATEILFSVLEGDDSMDEETETPENQVIFDSEMRLHF; encoded by the coding sequence ATGCAACGCGAAAAACTGCCAACAATAAAAGAGATTGCTAAACGATTAAAAGTTTCCACTTCAACCGTTTCAAGAGCTTTACATAATCATCCGAGTATTGGGTACACGACAACGATGCGGGTACACAAGATTGCACAGGAAATTGGTTATGAACCTAACAAAACTGCTATTTTATTTAAGCAACGTAAGACATTTACGATTGGAGTGTTGCTTCCAAATCTTTCGGAAGATTTTTTTTCAGCAGCAATAAGCGGAATTGAGGATTTTGCTGCAACAAAAAATTACAATGTGCTTCTTGGACAATCATTAGACGATCCTGAGCGCGAAAAACGTATTCTGGAAACGATGAAAACTCACCGGGTTGACGGCATGATAGTTTCTATCTCCAAAAACACCGATAATTATGAGCATTTTGAACAGTTGAAGAAATACCATATTCCAATCGTGTTTTTTGATCGTATTCCTGAGAAAGAAGCTATCAATTATGTTGCGTGTAATCTTGAATCGGGGATGTTGCAGGCACTTAATTTATTAATAGAGCAAGGTCATACCAGAATTGGTTTGATAACCGGACCTGAACAACTTATTGCCAGTGCTCAACGCCGCGAAATTTATATAAAAGGCTTGCAAGAGAAGAACATTCAACTGGATGAAAAATTGATTGTTTCATCGGGTTTATCCAAAGAAGAAAATCACAAAGCAACGAAGAAGCTTCTTTCAGCAAAAAAACGTCCGACCGCTATTATTACTTTTAACGACTACGTAGCATTAGATGCCATTGCCGAAGCAAAGAAACTCGGACTGACAATCAATAAAGATGTTTGTTTTGTGAGTTTCGCCAATTTACCGATTTGGGAATACATGGATAGTCGTCCGATCGCTTCCATTGAACAATTCCCTTATAAACAGGGCGAAAAAGCAACTGAAATTTTGTTTTCTGTTTTAGAAGGAGATGATTCTATGGATGAAGAGACTGAAACTCCCGAAAATCAGGTAATTTTTGATTCAGAGATGCGATTACATTTTTAA